A window of Amycolatopsis australiensis contains these coding sequences:
- a CDS encoding ABC transporter substrate-binding protein gives MSRIRSRARAAAAVALAAALAVGCSSGSTSGPAAATGTQDSVDAALKAGGTITYWSWTPSAKDQVAAFQKEYPNVHVDYVNAGTNKEEYTKLQNAIKAGSGAPDVAQIEYYALPQFALTDSLADLNQYGFGAFEKDYSASTWAQVKNSNGLYGLPQDSGPMALFYNKEVFDKNGIAVPKTWDEYVAAAKKLHAADPTKYITSDTGDPGFALSMIWQAGGHPFSVDGRNVKINLADAGAKKWTATWNQLIEGKLLAPVKEWSDDWFRALGDGTVASLVTGAWMPGNFKSSVPGGEGKWAVAPMPTYDGKPVTAENGGSTQSVVKQSKNPALAAAFVRWLNHGNGVKPFIESGGFPATTADLTSPAFVDEPVPYFGGQKINQVLTQASKDVAPGWTYLPYQTYANSVFSDTVGKAYLNGTGLDAGLAAWQQALVDYGNQQGFTVSAG, from the coding sequence ATGTCACGCATCCGTAGTCGCGCCAGGGCGGCCGCCGCCGTGGCGCTGGCCGCCGCACTGGCGGTCGGCTGCTCGTCCGGCAGCACGTCCGGGCCCGCCGCCGCCACCGGCACCCAGGACTCCGTCGACGCCGCGCTGAAGGCGGGCGGCACCATCACCTACTGGAGCTGGACGCCCTCGGCCAAGGACCAGGTCGCCGCGTTCCAGAAGGAATACCCGAACGTCCACGTCGACTACGTCAACGCGGGGACGAACAAGGAGGAGTACACCAAGCTCCAGAACGCGATCAAGGCCGGCTCCGGCGCCCCGGACGTCGCGCAGATCGAGTACTACGCGCTGCCGCAGTTCGCGTTGACCGATTCACTGGCCGACCTGAACCAGTACGGCTTCGGCGCGTTCGAAAAGGACTACAGCGCCTCGACGTGGGCGCAGGTGAAGAACAGCAACGGCCTGTACGGCCTGCCGCAGGACTCCGGCCCGATGGCGTTGTTCTACAACAAGGAAGTCTTCGACAAGAACGGCATCGCCGTGCCGAAGACGTGGGACGAGTACGTCGCCGCGGCCAAGAAGCTGCACGCCGCCGACCCCACCAAGTACATCACCTCCGACACCGGTGACCCCGGGTTCGCGCTCAGCATGATCTGGCAGGCCGGCGGGCACCCGTTCAGCGTCGACGGCCGGAACGTGAAGATCAACCTGGCCGACGCCGGCGCCAAGAAGTGGACCGCGACCTGGAACCAGCTCATCGAGGGCAAGCTGCTCGCCCCGGTCAAGGAGTGGTCCGACGACTGGTTCCGCGCCCTCGGCGACGGCACCGTCGCGTCCCTGGTCACCGGCGCCTGGATGCCCGGCAACTTCAAGTCCTCCGTCCCCGGCGGCGAGGGCAAGTGGGCGGTGGCCCCGATGCCGACCTACGACGGCAAGCCGGTCACCGCGGAGAACGGCGGCAGCACCCAGTCGGTGGTCAAGCAGAGCAAGAACCCGGCGCTGGCGGCGGCGTTCGTGCGCTGGCTCAACCACGGCAACGGCGTCAAGCCGTTCATCGAAAGCGGTGGCTTCCCGGCCACCACGGCGGACCTGACCTCGCCCGCGTTCGTCGACGAGCCCGTGCCGTACTTCGGCGGGCAGAAGATCAACCAGGTGCTGACCCAGGCGTCGAAGGACGTCGCGCCGGGCTGGACCTACCTGCCGTACCAGACCTACGCCAACAGCGTCTTCAGCGACACCGTCGGCAAGGCCTACCTGAACGGCACCGGGCTGGACGCCGGGCTGGCGGCCTGGCAGCAGGCCCTGGTCGACTACGGCAACCAGCAGGGCTTCACGGTCAGCGCCGGATGA
- a CDS encoding QsdR family transcriptional regulator, producing MTVSTDDIVRHAARLLYSGTRLDLGRMAAELGISRTTFFRRVGNRDDLMGAGLRLLSDRTWQRALDHWHEQHGDAVRAPEGRLRCLWVMEEYRREVAGNEGMRKLIEAESTVALRVLTDPRGAVQPALVDAHVELFRADAEAAGLTPLVGLPDLAFAVVRLGESFLYSDVLAARTVDLTVATTLLDTLVRGALEPTAAG from the coding sequence GTGACCGTCTCGACCGACGACATAGTCCGGCACGCGGCCCGCCTCCTGTACTCGGGCACGCGCCTCGACCTCGGCCGGATGGCGGCGGAGCTGGGGATTTCGCGCACGACGTTCTTCCGCCGCGTCGGCAACCGCGACGACCTGATGGGCGCGGGGCTGCGCCTGCTGTCCGACCGGACGTGGCAGCGGGCACTCGACCACTGGCACGAGCAGCACGGCGACGCGGTCCGCGCGCCGGAGGGACGGCTGCGGTGCCTGTGGGTGATGGAGGAGTACCGCCGCGAGGTGGCGGGCAACGAGGGCATGCGCAAGCTGATCGAGGCGGAGTCGACGGTGGCGCTGCGCGTGCTGACCGACCCGCGCGGAGCGGTCCAGCCGGCCCTGGTGGACGCGCACGTGGAGCTGTTCCGCGCGGACGCGGAGGCGGCGGGGTTGACGCCGTTGGTGGGGTTGCCGGACCTGGCGTTCGCTGTCGTGCGGCTGGGTGAGTCGTTCCTGTACTCGGACGTGCTGGCGGCGCGGACGGTGGATTTGACGGTCGCGACGACGCTGCTGGACACGCTGGTCCGCGGAGCCTTGGAACCGACGGCCGCCGGTTGA
- a CDS encoding class I adenylate-forming enzyme family protein: MSFFLAKALAALDDGGDRVLFHAGGVTTTYHQARDRLRRLHAGLGGTGTVAIDLPNRPETVLVQLAALLRGATVLLVPASAPNQDRLAAARGATVVTGRPGEWPGSDVRTLEDLDGEPEPLTLPERVSLRFPTGGTTGTPKLIHHSGIYDGMAHIFAPDPDGPRRTLLVAPMTHMTGNATVLGALLRRDTVVLHDGFDAGAVLDAIQEHRIDTLSLTPPRLAALLDHPARPRTDLRSVRSLSLGAAPLPPHRLAQALDVFGPVVGQGYGLTEAPMIASISAAELLDRPDRLGSVGRIVPGMEARITGGEVEVRGLSMMDGYVGAEPIGDGWLRTGDLGRFDDEGYLYLLDRADDVVVTGEHGTKVPTTVVEHALETHPAVRSAAVFGHGRLLHAVVVTRSEVTEAELKAHAREVFGQEHYVPAGVDFVDALPLTDVGKVDKRALAQLVTAP; encoded by the coding sequence GTGAGCTTCTTCCTGGCGAAAGCGCTCGCCGCCCTCGACGACGGCGGTGACCGCGTCCTGTTCCACGCCGGCGGGGTCACCACGACCTACCACCAGGCCCGCGACCGCCTGCGCCGCCTGCACGCCGGGCTGGGCGGCACCGGGACCGTCGCCATCGACCTGCCGAACCGGCCGGAGACGGTCCTCGTGCAGCTCGCGGCCCTGCTGCGCGGCGCGACCGTGCTGCTGGTCCCGGCGTCGGCCCCGAACCAGGATCGGCTCGCGGCCGCGCGGGGCGCGACCGTCGTCACCGGCCGCCCCGGGGAATGGCCCGGCAGCGACGTCCGGACGCTCGAAGACCTCGACGGCGAGCCCGAGCCGCTGACCCTGCCCGAGCGGGTCAGCCTCCGCTTCCCCACCGGCGGCACCACCGGCACCCCGAAGCTCATCCACCACAGCGGCATCTACGACGGCATGGCGCACATCTTCGCGCCGGACCCGGACGGCCCGCGCCGCACGCTGCTCGTCGCGCCGATGACGCACATGACCGGCAACGCGACCGTGCTGGGCGCGCTGCTGCGGCGGGACACCGTGGTGCTGCACGACGGTTTCGACGCGGGCGCGGTGCTCGACGCGATCCAGGAGCACCGCATCGACACGCTGTCGCTGACCCCGCCGCGGCTGGCGGCGCTGCTCGACCACCCGGCGCGGCCGCGCACCGACCTCCGCAGCGTCCGCTCGCTGTCCCTGGGCGCCGCACCGCTGCCGCCGCACCGGCTGGCTCAGGCCCTCGACGTGTTCGGGCCGGTCGTCGGCCAGGGCTACGGCCTGACCGAGGCCCCGATGATCGCGAGCATCTCCGCCGCCGAGCTGCTCGACCGGCCGGACCGGCTGGGCTCGGTCGGCCGGATCGTGCCCGGCATGGAAGCCCGGATCACCGGCGGCGAGGTCGAGGTCCGCGGACTGTCCATGATGGACGGTTACGTCGGTGCCGAGCCGATCGGCGACGGCTGGCTGCGCACCGGCGACCTCGGCCGCTTCGACGACGAGGGCTACCTCTACCTGCTCGACCGCGCGGACGACGTCGTCGTGACCGGCGAGCACGGCACGAAGGTGCCCACGACCGTCGTCGAGCACGCGCTGGAGACGCACCCGGCGGTCCGGAGCGCGGCCGTCTTCGGCCACGGCCGGCTGCTGCACGCCGTCGTCGTCACGAGGAGCGAAGTGACGGAAGCCGAGCTGAAAGCCCACGCGCGGGAAGTCTTCGGGCAGGAGCACTACGTCCCGGCCGGCGTGGACTTCGTCGACGCGCTGCCGCTCACCGACGTCGGCAAGGTCGACAAACGGGCCCTGGCTCAGCTCGTGACCGCGCCGTAG
- a CDS encoding SsgA family sporulation/cell division regulator, translated as MADPHSVTSARIDFALRTFGAAPRPVPAELEYDTRDPYAVAVVLHAGASAVRWLFGRDLLADGLLTRCGDGDVRVGPAADPALVVVELTSPDGAAVLEAPAKEIAAFLDRTYDVIPAGSETDWFDFQAELAKLSYQD; from the coding sequence ATGGCCGACCCGCACAGCGTGACCAGCGCCCGCATCGACTTCGCCCTGCGCACATTCGGGGCGGCGCCGCGGCCGGTGCCGGCCGAGCTGGAGTACGACACCCGCGACCCGTACGCGGTCGCCGTGGTGCTGCACGCCGGCGCGAGCGCCGTCCGCTGGCTCTTCGGCCGCGACCTGCTCGCCGACGGGCTGCTCACCCGCTGCGGCGACGGTGACGTCCGGGTCGGGCCCGCCGCCGACCCCGCCCTCGTCGTCGTCGAGCTGACCTCCCCGGACGGCGCCGCGGTGCTCGAAGCGCCCGCGAAGGAGATCGCCGCCTTCCTCGACCGGACCTACGACGTCATCCCGGCCGGCAGCGAGACCGACTGGTTCGACTTCCAGGCGGAGCTGGCGAAGCTGTCCTACCAGGACTGA
- a CDS encoding DsbA family oxidoreductase: MWSDLVCPWCYLGKRRFEKAVAELGADVEVVHHSFQLDPSFPRGTSRPTREVLSEKYGRTLEEADEMEAQMEQRAAADGLEYHLDGVHMGNTADGHRLVHLAAERGLADAVVDRFYRAHFTERRSLFDRDSLVALAAEAGLDAAEARAVLESDAYEAEVAADGEQARALGATGVPFFVIDRRFGVAGAQSPEAFAQVLRRAAEVSDGAAAG, encoded by the coding sequence ATCTGGTCCGATCTCGTCTGTCCCTGGTGCTACCTCGGCAAACGCCGCTTCGAAAAGGCCGTGGCCGAACTCGGTGCCGACGTCGAGGTCGTGCACCACTCCTTCCAGCTGGACCCGTCGTTCCCGCGGGGCACGTCCCGGCCGACGCGCGAGGTGCTGTCCGAGAAGTACGGCCGCACCCTCGAAGAGGCCGACGAAATGGAAGCGCAGATGGAACAGCGCGCGGCGGCCGACGGGCTCGAGTACCACCTCGACGGCGTCCACATGGGCAACACCGCCGACGGCCACCGCCTGGTCCACCTCGCCGCCGAGCGCGGACTGGCCGACGCGGTCGTCGACCGGTTCTACCGCGCGCACTTCACCGAACGACGCTCGCTGTTCGACCGCGACTCGCTGGTGGCGCTGGCCGCCGAAGCCGGCCTCGACGCGGCCGAAGCCCGCGCGGTCCTCGAATCGGACGCGTACGAAGCCGAAGTCGCGGCGGACGGCGAACAAGCGCGGGCGCTGGGCGCCACCGGCGTGCCGTTCTTCGTGATCGACCGCCGGTTCGGCGTCGCGGGCGCCCAGTCGCCCGAGGCGTTCGCCCAGGTGCTGCGCCGCGCGGCAGAGGTCAGCGACGGCGCCGCCGCCGGGTGA
- the ilvD gene encoding dihydroxy-acid dehydratase: MTVDPKPRSRTVTDGIEAAPARGMLRAVGMGDGDWGKPVIGVASSWNEITPCNLSLDRLAQAAKEGVHAGGGYPLQFGTISVSDGISMGHDGMHFSLVSREVIADSVETVMQAERLDGSILLAGCDKSLPGMLMAAARLDLASVFLYAGTIAPGWVKLTDGTEKDVTLIDAFEAVGACRAGRMTTGDLDRIERAICPGEGACGGMYTANTMASAAEAMGMSMPGSAAPPSADRRRDHYAHLSGEAVVGLLERGITARDILTREAFENAITVVMALGGSTNAVLHLLAIAHEAKVELTLDDFNRVGDRVPHLGDLKPFGKYVMNDIDRHGGIPVLMKALLDEGLIHGDALTVTGRTVAENLADLDPGPIDGEVLRTPANPLHPTGGITILRGSLAPEGAVVKSAGFDTASFEGPARVFEREQEAMAALNEGRIQAGDVVVIRYEGPKGGPGMREMLAITAAIKGAGLGRDVLLLTDGRFSGGTTGLCIGHVAPEAVDGGPIAFVRTGDRIAVDIKARSIDLLVDAAELARRRDGWQPLPNKFPEGVLGKYVKLVKSSSYGAVTS, encoded by the coding sequence ATGACTGTCGACCCGAAGCCCCGCAGCCGCACGGTGACCGACGGGATCGAGGCCGCGCCCGCCAGGGGCATGCTCCGCGCCGTCGGGATGGGGGACGGCGACTGGGGGAAGCCGGTCATCGGCGTCGCCAGCTCGTGGAACGAGATCACGCCGTGCAACCTGTCGCTGGACCGGCTCGCGCAGGCGGCGAAGGAAGGCGTGCACGCCGGCGGCGGCTACCCGCTGCAGTTCGGCACGATCTCGGTGTCCGACGGCATTTCCATGGGCCACGACGGCATGCACTTCTCGCTCGTCTCCCGCGAGGTCATCGCGGACTCGGTCGAGACCGTGATGCAGGCCGAACGCCTCGACGGCTCGATCCTGCTGGCCGGCTGCGACAAGTCGCTGCCCGGCATGCTGATGGCCGCCGCGCGCCTGGACCTGGCGTCGGTGTTCCTCTACGCGGGCACGATCGCCCCCGGCTGGGTGAAGCTCACCGACGGCACCGAGAAGGACGTCACGCTCATCGACGCCTTCGAGGCCGTCGGCGCGTGCCGGGCCGGCCGGATGACGACCGGCGACCTGGACCGGATCGAACGCGCCATCTGCCCCGGCGAGGGCGCGTGCGGCGGGATGTACACGGCGAACACGATGGCGTCGGCCGCCGAAGCCATGGGGATGAGCATGCCCGGCTCGGCCGCGCCGCCGTCCGCGGACCGCCGCCGCGACCATTACGCGCACCTTTCGGGTGAAGCCGTGGTCGGGCTGCTCGAACGCGGCATCACCGCGCGGGACATCCTCACGCGCGAGGCGTTCGAGAACGCGATCACGGTCGTGATGGCCCTCGGCGGCTCGACGAACGCCGTGCTGCACCTGCTCGCCATCGCCCACGAGGCGAAGGTCGAGCTGACGCTGGACGACTTCAACCGCGTCGGCGACCGCGTCCCGCACCTGGGCGACCTGAAGCCGTTCGGCAAGTACGTCATGAACGACATCGACCGCCACGGCGGCATCCCGGTGCTGATGAAGGCCCTCCTCGACGAGGGGCTCATCCACGGCGACGCGCTGACCGTCACCGGCCGCACGGTCGCGGAGAACCTCGCCGACCTGGATCCGGGCCCGATCGACGGCGAAGTGCTGCGCACGCCGGCCAACCCGCTCCACCCGACCGGCGGCATCACCATCCTGCGCGGCTCGCTCGCGCCGGAGGGCGCCGTCGTGAAGTCCGCGGGCTTCGACACGGCCAGCTTCGAAGGCCCGGCCCGCGTGTTCGAACGCGAGCAGGAGGCGATGGCCGCGCTGAACGAGGGCCGCATCCAGGCCGGCGACGTCGTCGTCATCCGCTACGAAGGCCCGAAGGGCGGCCCGGGCATGCGGGAGATGCTGGCGATCACCGCGGCGATCAAGGGCGCCGGGCTCGGCCGCGACGTCCTCCTGCTCACCGACGGCCGGTTCTCCGGCGGCACCACCGGCCTGTGCATCGGCCACGTCGCCCCCGAAGCCGTCGACGGCGGCCCGATCGCGTTCGTCCGCACCGGCGACCGGATCGCCGTCGACATCAAGGCCCGCAGCATCGACCTGCTGGTCGACGCGGCCGAGCTGGCCCGCCGCCGGGACGGCTGGCAGCCGCTGCCGAACAAGTTCCCCGAAGGGGTGCTCGGCAAGTACGTGAAGCTGGTGAAGTCGTCGTCCTACGGCGCGGTCACGAGCTGA
- a CDS encoding carbohydrate ABC transporter permease yields MTSTAAPPVPAPPRRATAARRPRRNWRGWLFVAPFMLVFALTFVAPVGYAFVLSLFRDQAFFGGTVFVGADNYAQVLADPKFWEAFRRVLLFLAVQVPIMLVLALIAALAIDSARLHAAGFFRIVIFLPYAVPAVVAALMWGFIYGDHFGLAADLNHLLGTDAVRPLSQNWLLASIGNVVTWEFVGYNMLIFYSALKVIPKELFEAAAIDGAGAFRTVFSIKLPAIRGAIVIATIFSIIGSFQLFNEPNIMRNLVPNVIGTFYTPNMYAYNLSFAGQQYNYSATVAIVMGVITAVIAYVVQLRGTRKGM; encoded by the coding sequence ATGACGTCCACAGCGGCTCCGCCCGTCCCGGCCCCGCCGCGCCGGGCGACGGCGGCCCGGCGGCCACGGCGCAACTGGCGTGGCTGGCTCTTCGTCGCTCCCTTCATGCTGGTGTTCGCGCTGACCTTCGTCGCGCCGGTCGGCTACGCCTTCGTGCTCAGCCTCTTCCGCGACCAGGCCTTCTTCGGCGGCACGGTGTTCGTCGGCGCCGACAACTACGCGCAGGTGCTCGCCGACCCGAAGTTCTGGGAGGCCTTCCGGCGGGTGCTGCTCTTCCTCGCCGTCCAGGTGCCGATCATGCTGGTGCTCGCGCTGATCGCGGCGCTGGCGATCGACAGCGCCCGGCTGCACGCCGCCGGGTTCTTCCGGATCGTGATCTTCCTGCCCTACGCGGTGCCCGCCGTGGTCGCCGCCCTGATGTGGGGCTTCATCTACGGCGACCACTTCGGCCTCGCCGCCGACCTCAACCACCTGCTCGGCACCGACGCGGTGCGGCCGCTGTCCCAGAACTGGCTGCTCGCCTCGATCGGCAACGTCGTCACCTGGGAGTTCGTCGGCTACAACATGCTCATCTTCTACTCCGCGCTGAAGGTGATCCCCAAGGAGCTGTTCGAGGCGGCCGCGATCGACGGCGCCGGCGCGTTCCGCACCGTCTTCTCGATCAAGCTGCCCGCCATCCGCGGCGCGATCGTGATCGCCACGATCTTCTCGATCATCGGCAGCTTCCAGCTGTTCAACGAGCCGAACATCATGCGCAACCTGGTCCCGAACGTGATCGGCACCTTCTACACGCCGAACATGTACGCCTACAACCTTTCCTTCGCCGGTCAGCAGTACAACTACTCCGCCACGGTCGCGATCGTGATGGGCGTGATCACCGCGGTCATCGCCTACGTCGTGCAGCTGCGCGGCACCCGGAAGGGGATGTGA
- a CDS encoding LLM class flavin-dependent oxidoreductase: MSRPLRKLGFLTIGLFDPADPRRGHESTLEIIELGEQLGFDSAWVRHRHLQHGISSPVAVLAAASQRTSRIALGTAVIPLGWENPLRLAEDLATVDLLSGGRLNPGISVGPPMRWDEIKRALYPDTADAEDFGYERVRRLLDFVRGEPATGFSGTDGFEVFSDRVQPQSPGLGERLWYGGASLRSAEWAGKHAMNFLTSSVVKAEGESTDFAEIQLSHIRTFREHHPAGRVSQGLVVIPTDRATPEQRAKYEAYAAKRLPRTAEPQGPARMLFSPDFVGTSAEIAERLHAHAAFREVDEVAFALPFTFEHEDYVQILTDIAERLGPALGR, from the coding sequence GTGTCGCGACCACTGCGGAAGCTGGGCTTCCTGACCATCGGCCTGTTCGACCCCGCCGACCCGCGGCGGGGCCACGAATCGACCCTCGAGATCATCGAGCTCGGCGAACAGCTCGGCTTCGACAGCGCCTGGGTGCGCCACCGGCACCTGCAGCACGGCATCTCCTCGCCGGTCGCCGTGCTGGCGGCCGCGTCGCAGCGGACCAGCCGGATCGCGCTCGGGACCGCCGTCATCCCGCTCGGCTGGGAGAACCCGCTGCGGCTGGCGGAGGACCTGGCCACCGTCGACCTGCTCTCCGGCGGCCGGCTCAACCCCGGTATCAGCGTCGGCCCGCCGATGCGCTGGGACGAGATCAAGCGCGCGCTCTACCCCGACACCGCCGACGCCGAGGACTTCGGTTACGAGCGCGTGCGGAGGTTGCTGGACTTCGTGCGCGGCGAGCCGGCAACGGGCTTCAGCGGCACCGACGGCTTCGAGGTGTTCTCCGACCGGGTCCAGCCGCAGTCGCCCGGCCTCGGCGAACGCCTCTGGTACGGCGGGGCGAGCCTGCGCTCGGCCGAATGGGCCGGCAAGCACGCGATGAACTTCCTGACCAGCAGCGTGGTCAAGGCCGAAGGCGAGAGCACGGACTTCGCCGAGATCCAGCTGTCGCACATCCGGACCTTCCGCGAGCACCACCCCGCCGGCCGTGTTTCGCAAGGCCTCGTCGTCATCCCGACCGACCGCGCGACGCCGGAGCAGCGCGCGAAGTACGAGGCGTACGCGGCGAAGCGGCTGCCGCGGACCGCCGAGCCGCAGGGCCCGGCGCGGATGCTGTTCTCCCCCGACTTCGTCGGGACGTCGGCGGAGATCGCCGAGCGGCTGCACGCGCACGCCGCGTTCCGCGAGGTCGACGAGGTCGCGTTCGCCCTGCCGTTCACCTTCGAGCACGAGGACTACGTGCAGATCCTCACCGACATCGCGGAACGGCTCGGCCCGGCACTCGGCCGCTGA
- a CDS encoding carbohydrate ABC transporter permease, producing MALYLLYTLVPLVWLVINATKTQPALFTTSGLSFGGPFALFDNIAQTFTYNNGIFFRWLGNTLLYVVAGAGGATILATAAGYGLAKYRFPGRRAVFAVVLGAVAVPATALAVPTFLMFSKLGLTNTPLAIIIPSLISPFGLYLIWVYAADAVPDELLEAARIDGAGEVRIFLTVTLRQLVPGIITVALFTMVQTWNNYFLPLIMLSEPKWYPLTVGLNQWSAQANGAGAQPIFNLVLTGSLLTIIPLVLAFLLMQRFWQSGLSAGSVK from the coding sequence ATGGCGCTGTACCTGCTCTACACGCTGGTCCCGCTGGTGTGGCTGGTGATCAACGCGACGAAGACGCAGCCGGCGCTGTTCACGACGTCGGGCCTGTCCTTCGGCGGCCCGTTCGCGCTGTTCGACAACATCGCCCAGACGTTCACCTACAACAACGGCATCTTCTTCCGCTGGCTCGGCAACACCCTGCTCTACGTCGTGGCCGGCGCCGGCGGGGCGACGATCCTGGCCACGGCGGCGGGCTACGGGCTGGCCAAGTACCGCTTCCCGGGCCGCCGCGCGGTGTTCGCGGTCGTCCTGGGCGCGGTGGCGGTACCGGCCACGGCGCTCGCCGTGCCGACGTTCCTCATGTTCAGCAAGCTCGGGCTGACCAACACGCCGCTGGCCATCATCATCCCGTCGCTGATCAGCCCGTTCGGCCTCTACCTGATCTGGGTCTACGCCGCCGACGCCGTCCCCGACGAGCTGCTGGAAGCGGCCCGGATCGACGGCGCGGGCGAGGTCCGGATCTTCCTCACCGTCACGCTGCGCCAGCTCGTGCCCGGGATCATCACGGTGGCGCTGTTCACGATGGTGCAGACCTGGAACAACTACTTCCTCCCGCTGATCATGCTCAGCGAGCCCAAGTGGTACCCGCTGACCGTCGGGCTCAACCAGTGGAGCGCGCAGGCCAACGGCGCCGGCGCGCAGCCGATCTTCAACCTCGTGCTCACCGGATCCCTGCTCACCATCATTCCCCTCGTCCTCGCTTTCCTGCTCATGCAACGGTTCTGGCAGTCCGGGCTGAGCGCGGGCAGCGTCAAGTAA
- a CDS encoding LacI family DNA-binding transcriptional regulator: MADVAREAGVSGQTVSRVANGKTNVDDATRERVLAAMRRIGYRPNSAARALRNGKFRSIGVIISALPTFGNSRTLDAIAAAVVEQGFSIILMPVTRPTQGEVTGAFSKLNEQAVDGVIILIEQHQLDQSEIELPHGLPVVVIDSSARYDYPVVDTDQADGAATATRHLLELGHPTVWHIAGPPQSYSAERRRKSWQATLERAGRPVPPVSTGDWSPASGYEAGVRLAADPAVTAVFAANDQMALGLLRALHEAGRRVPEEVSVVGFDDMEESAHFWPPLTTIRQSFEAVGRHAVAALLTEIETGAEAGEPVSVPTELVVRSSTAPPP; the protein is encoded by the coding sequence ATGGCGGACGTCGCGCGCGAGGCGGGCGTGTCCGGCCAGACGGTGTCCCGGGTGGCGAACGGCAAGACGAACGTCGACGACGCGACACGCGAACGGGTCCTGGCCGCGATGCGGCGGATCGGCTACCGGCCCAACAGCGCGGCCCGCGCGCTGCGCAACGGCAAGTTCCGCAGCATCGGCGTGATCATCTCGGCGCTGCCGACGTTCGGCAACAGCCGCACGCTGGACGCCATCGCGGCGGCGGTCGTCGAGCAGGGGTTCTCGATCATCCTGATGCCGGTGACGCGCCCGACGCAGGGCGAGGTGACGGGCGCGTTCAGCAAGCTGAACGAGCAGGCCGTCGACGGCGTGATCATCCTGATCGAGCAGCACCAGCTCGACCAGAGCGAGATCGAGCTGCCGCACGGGCTGCCGGTGGTGGTGATCGACTCGAGCGCCCGCTACGACTACCCGGTGGTGGACACCGACCAGGCCGACGGCGCGGCCACGGCGACCCGGCACCTGCTGGAGCTGGGGCATCCGACGGTGTGGCACATAGCGGGCCCGCCGCAGTCGTATTCGGCGGAGCGGCGCCGCAAATCGTGGCAGGCGACGCTGGAGCGGGCGGGACGCCCGGTGCCACCGGTGTCGACCGGCGACTGGTCCCCGGCGTCGGGTTACGAGGCGGGGGTGCGGCTGGCGGCGGACCCGGCGGTGACGGCGGTGTTCGCGGCGAACGACCAGATGGCACTGGGCCTGCTGCGGGCGTTGCACGAAGCGGGACGGCGCGTGCCGGAAGAGGTGAGCGTGGTGGGCTTCGACGACATGGAGGAGTCGGCCCATTTCTGGCCCCCGCTGACCACGATCCGCCAGTCGTTCGAGGCGGTGGGCCGCCACGCGGTGGCGGCGCTGCTGACGGAGATCGAGACGGGCGCCGAGGCTGGGGAGCCGGTGAGCGTGCCGACGGAGCTGGTGGTCCGGTCGAGTACGGCACCACCGCCGTGA
- a CDS encoding alpha/beta hydrolase family protein, producing the protein MSVLTSPPMLSGSGEKISRRRGWRAKAAGVVLAALALTTGVAAPAPAAANPYERGPDPTNASIEAAQGPFATSTATVSRLAVSGFGGGTIYYPTTTTAGTFGAISIAPGFTATQSSIAWLGPRLASQGFVVFTIDTLTTSDQPDSRGRQLLASLDYLTQQSSVRSRIDSGRLGVVGHSMGGGGTLEAARSRPSLQAAVPLTAWDLNKNWSTLQVPTLVVGAQADTVAPVASHSIPFYTSLPSTLDRAYLELRGASHFAPNTPNTTIAKYTLSWLKRFIDNDTRYEQFLCPLPSTSAAISDYRGNCPHNG; encoded by the coding sequence ATGTCCGTACTCACCAGCCCGCCGATGCTGTCTGGCTCGGGTGAGAAAATTTCCCGCCGCCGTGGGTGGCGGGCCAAGGCCGCCGGGGTGGTGCTCGCCGCGCTGGCGCTCACCACCGGTGTTGCCGCTCCCGCTCCCGCTGCCGCCAACCCCTACGAACGCGGCCCCGATCCCACCAACGCCAGCATCGAAGCCGCCCAGGGCCCGTTCGCGACCAGTACCGCCACCGTTTCGCGGCTGGCCGTCTCCGGCTTCGGTGGCGGCACCATCTACTACCCGACCACCACCACCGCCGGCACGTTCGGGGCCATCTCCATCGCGCCCGGCTTCACCGCCACCCAGTCGAGCATCGCCTGGCTCGGGCCGCGGCTGGCCTCCCAGGGCTTCGTCGTCTTCACCATCGACACCCTCACGACCAGCGACCAGCCCGACAGCCGGGGCCGCCAGCTCCTCGCCTCCCTCGACTACCTGACCCAGCAGAGCTCGGTGCGCTCGCGCATCGACAGCGGCCGGCTGGGCGTGGTCGGGCACTCGATGGGCGGCGGCGGCACGCTCGAAGCCGCGCGCTCGCGGCCGTCGCTGCAGGCCGCCGTGCCGCTGACCGCGTGGGACCTGAACAAGAACTGGTCGACGCTGCAGGTGCCGACGCTCGTCGTCGGGGCGCAGGCGGACACCGTCGCCCCCGTGGCCAGCCACTCCATCCCGTTCTACACCAGCCTGCCGTCCACTTTGGACCGGGCGTACCTGGAACTGCGCGGCGCCAGCCACTTCGCCCCGAACACGCCGAACACCACGATCGCGAAGTACACGCTGTCCTGGCTCAAGCGGTTCATCGACAACGACACCCGCTACGAACAGTTCCTCTGCCCGCTCCCGAGCACCAGCGCCGCCATCTCCGACTACCGGGGCAACTGCCCGCACAACGGCTGA